In one window of Candidatus Rokuibacteriota bacterium DNA:
- a CDS encoding acyl-CoA/acyl-ACP dehydrogenase, producing MSVFGLSDAQRRIVERAERLTRKKIAPRASAYDRDGINPVENWRDLWREGFLAETVPTAHGGLELDMPTYAAVIRTVAKGCANTAMTLHMHSTVMRFIDALGTGAQKRGYFPEVVEHGKLFGSWGSEPAVSLSRTFLMETTIRPDGDSYVIDGVKHFCTMALGASYYMVWCALDGEPDMSKSLLLALVPAETPGISTDGKWNTLGMRATYSPSVTLNGVRVSRDAILGDAGSAIRVGVVESFGLGYAAIYLGIAEAALEFALDYVRKRIVRPENIAVAQDPIVQRHVGELRAHLDAALLVLADSAARWENADMVERALLANRAKYLATEVGLQVTSKVLQVVGGRGAYKDYPVERAFRDLRTCSLMPPTVDRMLEAIGKSALGLETGMFRFGAGPQGA from the coding sequence GTGAGCGTGTTCGGCCTGTCGGACGCGCAGCGGCGGATCGTCGAGCGTGCGGAGCGGCTCACCCGGAAAAAGATCGCCCCGCGCGCCTCCGCGTACGACCGCGATGGGATCAACCCGGTGGAGAACTGGCGCGACCTCTGGCGCGAGGGGTTTCTGGCCGAGACGGTCCCGACGGCGCACGGCGGCCTCGAGCTCGACATGCCTACCTATGCCGCCGTGATCCGGACCGTGGCCAAGGGATGCGCGAACACCGCGATGACGCTCCACATGCACTCCACGGTCATGCGCTTCATCGATGCCCTCGGCACCGGCGCTCAGAAGCGCGGCTACTTCCCTGAGGTGGTCGAGCACGGCAAGCTCTTCGGCAGCTGGGGAAGCGAGCCGGCCGTAAGCCTCTCCAGGACCTTTCTGATGGAGACCACGATCAGGCCCGACGGGGACAGCTACGTGATCGACGGGGTCAAGCACTTCTGCACCATGGCCCTGGGCGCCTCCTACTACATGGTCTGGTGCGCCCTGGATGGCGAACCGGACATGTCCAAGTCGCTTCTTCTGGCCCTGGTCCCCGCCGAGACTCCCGGGATTTCCACCGACGGGAAGTGGAACACGCTGGGGATGCGCGCCACCTACAGCCCGTCCGTGACCCTGAACGGGGTGCGTGTCTCGCGCGACGCCATCCTGGGTGATGCCGGCTCGGCGATCCGCGTTGGCGTCGTGGAGAGCTTCGGCCTCGGTTACGCGGCCATCTACCTCGGGATCGCCGAGGCCGCACTCGAGTTCGCGCTGGACTACGTCAGGAAGCGCATCGTCCGACCGGAGAACATCGCCGTCGCGCAGGATCCGATCGTCCAGCGGCACGTCGGCGAGCTGCGGGCGCACCTGGACGCGGCGCTCCTCGTCCTCGCCGACTCGGCGGCCCGCTGGGAGAACGCCGACATGGTGGAGCGAGCGCTCCTGGCGAACAGGGCGAAATACCTCGCCACCGAGGTCGGGCTCCAGGTCACCTCGAAGGTGCTCCAGGTCGTGGGCGGCCGTGGCGCCTACAAGGACTACCCCGTGGAGCGCGCCTTCAGGGACCTGAGGACCTGCAGCCTGATGCCGCCCACCGTGGACCGGATGCTGGAGGCGATCGGCAAGAGCGCGCTCGGCCTCGAGACCGGGATGTTCCGGTTCGGCGCAGGCCCCCAAGGCGCCTGA
- a CDS encoding VOC family protein encodes MAVKVLELHHHAVRVGPNEPEPDKALTFYRDVLGLLPDGGRPYIPGVPGYWMEVGDKAQIHLMGATGTSKVAKGEGKDPTKPHVALAVPDIQEAKKELDRLGVAYWTIVGLVGPESEQVFLDDPFGNMIELHQAGTCRCNKSAGAGIGSMR; translated from the coding sequence ATGGCGGTAAAGGTGCTGGAACTCCACCACCATGCTGTCCGCGTCGGCCCGAATGAGCCCGAGCCCGACAAAGCCCTCACGTTCTACCGTGACGTGCTGGGACTCCTCCCTGATGGGGGCCGGCCCTACATTCCGGGCGTGCCCGGCTACTGGATGGAGGTGGGCGACAAGGCTCAGATCCACCTGATGGGCGCGACCGGCACCTCCAAGGTCGCCAAAGGCGAAGGCAAGGATCCGACCAAGCCCCACGTGGCGCTGGCGGTGCCAGACATCCAGGAAGCCAAGAAGGAGCTGGACCGCCTGGGCGTGGCCTACTGGACCATCGTGGGGTTGGTTGGTCCAGAGAGCGAGCAGGTGTTTCTGGACGACCCGTTCGGCAACATGATCGAGCTCCATCAGGCCGGGACCTGCCGGTGCAACAAGAGCGCGGGAGCAGGTATCGGGAGTATGAGGTGA
- the pgsA gene encoding CDP-diacylglycerol--glycerol-3-phosphate 3-phosphatidyltransferase has product MVNLPIGLTLVRIVLVPLVVVFLISSSRVHVLIAAVIFVAASLTDWLDGLIARRRHQVTTLGKLLDPVADKLLVAAALISLVQINKVPAWMVVVIIGREFAVTGLRGIAASVGTVVPASELAKYKTFTQYVAITLLILEKGVPPEYVPFYWLADAALWVALVLTVVSGIDYFIRFFAKADYDALVRDEERWP; this is encoded by the coding sequence ATGGTTAATCTTCCCATTGGCCTCACCCTGGTCCGCATTGTCCTCGTCCCCCTCGTGGTGGTCTTCCTCATCTCCTCCTCCCGGGTGCATGTCCTGATCGCCGCGGTCATCTTCGTCGCGGCCTCGCTGACGGACTGGCTGGATGGCCTCATCGCCCGTCGCCGGCATCAGGTCACGACGCTGGGCAAGCTGCTCGATCCCGTAGCCGACAAGCTGCTGGTGGCCGCGGCGCTGATCTCGCTGGTCCAGATCAACAAGGTGCCGGCGTGGATGGTGGTGGTGATCATCGGGAGGGAGTTCGCCGTGACGGGCCTGCGCGGGATCGCCGCCTCGGTCGGGACCGTGGTTCCGGCCTCGGAGCTGGCCAAGTACAAGACGTTCACCCAGTACGTCGCTATCACGCTGCTGATACTCGAGAAGGGCGTGCCTCCCGAGTACGTGCCGTTCTACTGGCTTGCCGACGCGGCGCTCTGGGTGGCGCTCGTGCTCACCGTGGTGTCGGGCATCGATTACTTCATCCGCTTTTTCGCCAAGGCCGACTACGACGCGCTGGTTCGGGACGAGGAGCGATGGCCCTGA
- the plsY gene encoding glycerol-3-phosphate 1-O-acyltransferase PlsY yields the protein MALSLAWLAAVYLLGAVPVGYLVARAFGGVDIRRHGSGNIGATNVLRTLGKGPAALTFAGDVAKGWAAVWLAGGIGPEPWWEPAGAFVAIVGNCWSVFLGFRGGKGVATTLGAFLRLMPLATLPAALVWAIVVLTFRYVSLASLTAAFCLPPGAFLLGYPVESLLASLAAVLIVMFRHRDNLARLHTGTEPKLGERAPAS from the coding sequence ATGGCCCTGAGCCTCGCCTGGTTGGCTGCCGTCTACCTCCTGGGCGCGGTGCCTGTCGGTTACCTGGTGGCGCGCGCGTTCGGAGGCGTGGACATCCGGCGGCACGGCAGCGGCAACATCGGGGCGACCAACGTGCTCAGGACGCTCGGCAAGGGGCCGGCGGCGCTCACCTTCGCGGGGGATGTCGCCAAGGGATGGGCGGCGGTATGGCTCGCCGGCGGGATCGGTCCCGAGCCGTGGTGGGAGCCTGCGGGGGCATTCGTCGCCATCGTCGGCAACTGCTGGTCGGTCTTTCTCGGCTTCCGGGGCGGGAAGGGTGTGGCGACCACCCTCGGCGCCTTTCTCAGGCTGATGCCCCTGGCCACGCTGCCAGCCGCCCTGGTCTGGGCGATCGTCGTCCTCACCTTTCGCTATGTCTCGCTGGCCTCGCTGACCGCTGCGTTCTGCCTCCCGCCGGGTGCCTTCCTCCTCGGCTACCCGGTCGAATCGCTCCTGGCTTCGCTCGCCGCGGTCCTGATCGTGATGTTCCGTCACAGGGATAACCTGGCCCGCCTTCACACCGGGACCGAGCCGAAGCTGGGGGAACGGGCGCCGGCCTCATGA
- a CDS encoding NAD(P)-dependent glycerol-3-phosphate dehydrogenase translates to MTASGGVAVVGGGGWGTALAIHLARLGVSPRLWVREPELVELMRSDRENPWYLPGIVLPPEVHPTPALSDALDGADLILLVAPSHAFAAVVEAARPSLRSHVPLLSATKGLEPATARRMSEILAQLVPASPVAVLSGPTFAREVALGRPTAAVVASADPDLAVRVQRRLASREFRLYTNRDVLGVELGGALKNIIAIATGICDGLGLGENARAGLITRGLAEITRLGVALGASPLTFAGLAGLGDLVLTCTGSLSRNRALGLALAGGKSLAEAQGASRMVAEGVNATEAALRLARRAAVSLPICHEVGAVLFEGKSPQAALAALLEREVRPEEEPGLTESLTRSSRTCRS, encoded by the coding sequence ATGACCGCCTCCGGCGGGGTCGCGGTGGTCGGCGGCGGGGGCTGGGGTACCGCTCTTGCCATCCATCTCGCTCGGCTCGGGGTTTCACCTCGCCTCTGGGTCAGGGAGCCCGAGCTGGTCGAGCTGATGCGGAGCGATCGCGAGAACCCGTGGTACCTGCCGGGGATCGTGCTGCCGCCCGAGGTGCATCCCACCCCGGCGCTCTCCGACGCCCTCGACGGAGCGGACCTGATCCTCCTGGTGGCACCCTCACATGCCTTTGCTGCCGTGGTGGAGGCCGCGCGGCCGTCGCTTCGCTCCCACGTGCCGCTCCTCTCGGCGACGAAGGGGCTGGAGCCTGCCACCGCCCGCCGGATGTCGGAGATTTTGGCCCAGCTCGTTCCGGCCTCACCGGTCGCGGTCCTGTCGGGCCCGACGTTTGCGCGCGAGGTCGCCCTGGGCCGGCCCACCGCCGCCGTGGTCGCCTCGGCCGACCCGGACCTCGCGGTCCGCGTCCAGCGGCGCCTGGCCTCCCGGGAGTTCCGCCTCTACACGAACCGGGACGTTCTGGGTGTAGAACTTGGCGGCGCACTGAAAAACATCATCGCCATCGCGACTGGCATCTGTGACGGCCTCGGGCTCGGCGAGAACGCCCGTGCCGGCCTGATCACGCGTGGCCTCGCCGAGATCACGCGCCTGGGCGTGGCGCTGGGGGCCTCGCCGCTCACGTTCGCGGGGCTGGCCGGGCTGGGCGACCTGGTCCTGACCTGCACGGGCTCGCTGAGCCGGAACCGGGCCCTCGGCCTGGCGCTCGCCGGAGGGAAGAGCCTGGCCGAGGCGCAGGGAGCGAGCCGGATGGTTGCGGAAGGTGTGAACGCGACGGAGGCGGCGCTCCGGCTCGCTCGGCGCGCCGCCGTGTCGCTCCCGATCTGCCACGAGGTGGGCGCCGTCCTCTTCGAAGGCAAGTCGCCCCAGGCGGCGCTCGCGGCCCTCCTGGAGCGCGAGGTTCGGCCGGAGGAGGAGCCGGGGCTGACGGAGTCGCTCACGAGGAGCTCTCGGACGTGCCGGAGCTGA